A stretch of the Hippocampus zosterae strain Florida chromosome 16, ASM2543408v3, whole genome shotgun sequence genome encodes the following:
- the LOC127587800 gene encoding collagenase 3-like — translation MSSLHLTVLLCLAAAVYCGPASHLTAQDETFAESYLRKFYDLADESGPSVRSGFSQLNKKLSDMQRFFGLKITGTLDDDTLEMMRKPRCGVTDDKVARFSTFVNNPKWQKNSLTYRIENYTPDMLESEVDYSIEKALDVWAKVTPLRFTRIYSGTADIMISFGRLSHGDDYPFDGPDGTLAHAFAPSSGIGGDAHFDEDETFTFRSNSGYVLFLVAAHEFGHSLGLGHSNDAGALMYPIYSYSNPSNFRLPQDDIKGIQSLYGPNPDTEPDTNPDKPQPPTTPDACDSNMVLDAVATLRGEMLFFKDRFFWRIYPQSRTPQQSFITNLWPDAPNKIDAAYESQYSGNVFLFKGRRVWAFRGYDLVQGYPKAITTFGLPKNVKKIDAALYDAESKKTLFFVGRSYYSFDEASKKRDDGFPKRVDETFSGLTGKVTAALQYKGFTYIYSGPQMFEYSLSTGTFFRVLGNNYFLPCTNV, via the exons ATGAGCTCTCTTCACCTGACCGTTTTACTCTGCCTGGCAGCTGCGGTTTACTGTGGGCCCGCGTCGCATTTGACAGCGCAAGATGAGACTTTTGCAGAg AGCTACCTGAGAAAATTCTATGACCTCGCGGATGAAAGTGGCCCATCCGTTCGAAGTGGGTTCAGTCAACTCAACAAAAAGCTGAGTGACATGCAGAGATTCTTCGGATTAAAAATCACAGGAACACTGGATGATGACACCTTGGAGATGATGAGGAAGCCCCGCTGTGGCGTTACGGACGACAAGGTTGCCCGTTTCTCGACTTTTGTAAACAACCCCAAGTGGCAGAAAAATAGTCTGACATACAG gATAGAGAACTATACACCAGACATGTTGGAGTCAGAGGTCGATTACTCCATCGAAAAAGCACTGGACGTTTGGGCCAAAGTTACTCCTCTTAGATTCACGAGAATCTACAGTGGCACGGCGGACATCATGATCTCATTTGGTCGCCTGT CACATGGTGATGATTACCCCTTTGATGGCCCCGATGGAACTCTGGCCCACGCCTTCGCCCCATCTTCTGGCATCGGAGGAGATGCTCACTTTGACGAGGATGAGACCTTCACCTTTCGTTCCAATTCTG GATATGTTCTCTTCCTGGTGGCAGCTCACGAGTTTGGTCATTCACTGGGATTAGGTCATTCTAACGATGCCGGTGCCCTCATGTACCCCATATACTCATACTCAAACCCTTCCAACTTTCGTCTGCCGCAAGATGATATCAAAGGCATCCAGTCTCTTTATG GTCCCAATCCTGATACGGAACCTGATACCAATCCCGATAAGCCGCAGCCCCCCACCACTCCTGATGCTTGTGACTCGAACATGGTGCTTGACGCTGTGGCCACTCTGCGAGGAGAGATGCTCTTCTTTAAAGACAG GTTCTTTTGGCGAATCTACCCTCAGAGCAGGACACCTCAGCAAAGTTTCATCACCAACCTGTGGCCCGATGCCCCCAATAAAATTGATGCTGCTTATGAAAGTCAATATTCGGGCAATGTTTTTCTCTTTAAAG GTCGTCGAGTTTGGGCTTTTCGTGGCTACGATCTTGTTCAAGGATatcccaaagcaataacaacttttGGTCTtcccaaaaatgtgaaaaaaatcgaTGCAGCTCTATATGATGCGGAATCAAAAAAGACACTGTTCTTCGTTGGCAGATCTTACTACAG CTTTGATGAAGCCAGTAAGAAAAGGGACGACGGATTCCCAAAACGTGTCGATGAAACCTTTAGTGGCCTAACTGGGAAGGTGACTGCAGCTTTGCAGTACAAAG GTTTTACTTACATCTACAGTGGACCCCAAATGTTTGAGTACAGCCTGAGCACAGGGACATTTTTCCGTGTGTTGGGAAACAACTACTTCTTGCCCTGCACCAACGTCTAG
- the LOC127587798 gene encoding macrophage metalloelastase-like isoform X1 has product MERSSLVKVALMMMMTVVLSGAVPSILTDEKDHAKAQVNTAVTVDQFNLRVWRESNVMGSSDSDYLSHYFSEVGVTTDSEQWRSGLDSFTDTLKIMQEFFGLEVTGQLDSDTMEVMSQPRCGFTDLQTFKYAHFDGQPKWEKNVVTYRITEYTPDLSKGFVDATLSKALQIYSDVVPLDFKQIQTGTADIMIKFKARDHGDFAPFDGAGGILAHAFSPGGGRGGDTHFDEDETWTLSSSGVNLFLVAAHEFGHALGLSHSKVQTALMFPTYRYVNTEGYVLPEDDRQGVQALYGVRSSTKPTMKPAPKPQPEPEPQPEPEPEPTQEPDPGPAQEPDWCSRNLMFDAATSIQRRLYFFKGSHFWKRISNWDGVTTRKINSVWSGINKVDAAYEYGRGVFLIEGDHYWQVERNTVLPGFPKPLSDFGLPSSVTKVDAAVHIPFVGRTLFFVNNKYWSYNERRGRMDRRNPRLIRTELPGIGYRVDAAFEYRGYLFFSYGSRQTQYSYLRRRVVRTLMSSDWMNCD; this is encoded by the exons ATGGAACGTTCATCACTTGTCAAGGTTGcgttaatgatgatgatgacagtaGTTCTCAGCGGAGCTGTGCCGAGCATCCTAACCGACGAAAAAGATCACGCTAAAGCTCAGGTAAACACAGCTGTAACTGTTGATCAGTTCAACCTGAGAGTATGGAGAGAATCAAACGTGATGGGATCCTCCGATTCT GATTACCTTTCTCATTATTTCTCTGAAGTGGGCGTCACCACTGATAGCGAACAATGGCGCAGCGGTCTTGATTCCTTCACGGACACTCTCAAAATAATGCAGGAGTTTTTTGGCTTGGAGGTGACAGGTCAATTGGACAGCGACACAATGGAAGTGATGTCACAACCTCGCTGCGGTTTCACAGACTTACAGACATTCAAGTATGCCCACTTTGATGGGCAACCCAAGTGGGAAAAGAATGTGGTCACATACAG GATAACTGAATATACACCGGACTTGAGTAAAGGTTTCGTGGATGCCACACTTTCCAAAGCCCTGCAGATCTACAGTGACGTTGTTCCTTTGGATTTCAAGCAGATTCAAACAGGCACTGCGGACATAATGATCAAGTTCAAGGCTCGCG ATCATGGAGATTTTGCACCCTTTGATGGGGCGGGTGGAATCTTGGCTCAtgccttttcccctggtggagGCAGAGgaggtgacactcattttgatgaaGATGAAACCTGGACTCTTAGTTCATCAG GAGTCAACCTGTTCTTAGTGGCAGCCCATGAGTTTGGACATGCACTCGGGTTATCCCACTCTAAGGTTCAAACCGCCTTGATGTTCCCCACCTACCGGTACGTTAACACAGAAGGCTATGTGCTACCAGAAGATGACCGCCAAGGAGTGCAGGCACTATATG GAGTCAGATCATCAACTAAACCAACAATGAAGCCTGCACCAAAACCACAACCAGAGCCTGAACCACAGCCTGAACCAGAGCCTGAACCCACGCAAGAACCAGATCCCGGACCTGCACAAGAACCAGACTGGTGTAGCCGCAATCTCATGTTTGATGCTGCAACGTCCATACAGCGCCGTCTTTATTTCTTCAAAGGCAG CCATTTTTGGAAGAGAATCAGCAACTGGGATGGTGTCACCACAAGGAAAATTAATTCGGTCTGGTCTGGCATCAACAAAGTCGATGCCGCTTATGAATATGGGCgaggtgtttttttaattgaag GGGACCACTACTGGCAAGTCGAAAGGAACACAGTCTTACCGggctttcccaaacctctcagCGACTTTGGCTTGCCTTCATCTGTCACCAAAGTAGATGCCGCCGTCCACATTCCATTTGTGGGAAGAACTCTCTTTTTTGTAAACAACAAATACTGGAG CTATAACGAACGGAGAGGCAGAATGGATCGCCGGAACCCCAGATTGATTCGCACAGAGCTCCCCGGGATTGGCTACAGAGTTGATGCTGCTTTTGAGTATAGGG GATACCTGTTCTTCTCGTATGGATCCAGGCAGACACAATACAGTTATTTGAGAAGAAGAGTGGTTCGCACGCTGATGAGCAGTGACTGGATGAATTGTGACTGA
- the acat1 gene encoding acetyl-CoA acetyltransferase, mitochondrial, giving the protein MSSSGLLTIRAGTCKRLIHKYLSRTYTSRPSLNEVVIVSSVRTPMGSFKGSLAAVPATKLGSVAIKGAIDKAGIKPEDVNEVYMGNVLQAGEGQAPTRQALLGAGLTLGTPATTINKVCASGMKSIMMAAQSLMCGHQEVMVAGGMESMSNVPYVMPRETPSYGGVRMEDLIVKDGLTDVYNKFHMGNCAENTAKKSSITREEQDSYAISSYTRSKVAYESGVLAKEIVPVSIPQKGKPDVVVSEDEEWRRVDFSKVPKLKAVFQKENGTVTAANASTLNDGAAALVLMTADAAKRHNVTPLARIVSFADAAVAPIDFPIAPAYAVPKVLDAAGLTKNDIAMWEINEAFSVVVLANIKMLDIDPAKVNVNGGAVSLGHPIGMSGARIVGHMVHNLKSGQYGLAGICNGGGGASSIIIQKF; this is encoded by the exons atgtcatccaGTGGACTTTTAACCATACGCGCCGGAACATGCAAGCGCCTG ATTCACAAATACCTGTCAAGAACCTACACGTCTCGTCCATCTCTCAAT GAAGTTGTCATTGTCAGCTCAGTCCGCACTCCAATGGGCTCCTTCAAGGGCAGCCTGGCAGCGGTCCCAGCTACAAAACTGGGCTCTGTTGCCATAAAGGGCGCTATAGATAAAGCAG GAATAAAGCCTGAAGATGTGAATGAGGTCTACATGGGCAATGTGCTCCAAGCAGGAGAAGGACAGGCTCCCACCAGACAAGCGTTGCTTGGAGCAG GTTTGACACTTGGCACTCCAGCAACAACCATCAACAAAGTTTGTGCCTCTGGGATGAAGTCAATCATGATGGCAGCTCAGAGTCTAATGTGTGGACACCAG GAAGTGATGGTGGCAGGAGGGATGGAGAGCATGTCCAATGTGCCTTACGTGATGCCTCGAGAAACACCATCCTACGGTGGCGTTAGAATGGAAGACCTCATTGTGAAGGACGGACTGACTGATGTATACAATAAATTCCACATG GGCAACTGTGCAGAGAACACCGCAAAGAAAAGCAGCATCACCAGGGAGGAGCAAGACAGCTATGCCATCAGCTCATACACGCGCAGTAAAGTTGCATACGAGTCGGGGGTATTGGCCAAAGAGATTGTTCCAGTTAGCATCCCACAGAAAG GCAAACCTGATGTGGTCGTGTCCGAGGATGAGGAGTGGAGGCGGGTGGACTTTAGTAAAGTTCCCAAACTTAAGGCAGTGTTTCAGAAAGAGAATG GCACAGTGACTGCCGCCAATGCCAGCACTCTGAACGATGGAGCTGCTGCCCTTGTATTaatgacagcagacgctgcaaAAAGACATAATGTCACTCCACTGGCCAGGATTGTAT CATTTGCTGATGCAGCTGTTGCACCCATTGATTTCCCCATTGCCCCTGCATACGCTGTACCAAAA GTCTTGGACGCAGCCGGGCTGACCAAAAACGATATCGCCATGTGGGAGATCAACGAGGCCTTCAGTGTGGTCGTTCTGGCCAACATCAAAATGCTGGACATTGATCCTGCGAAAGTGAACGTCAACGGGGGAGCCGTGTCACTCGGTCACCCCATTGG GATGTCTGGAGCAAGAATTGTGGGTCATATGGTGCACAACCTCAAGTCTGGCCAGTACGGTCTGGCAGGTATCTGCAATGGAGGGGGTGGAGCCTCTTCTATTATTATCCAGAAGTTCTAG
- the LOC127587798 gene encoding macrophage metalloelastase-like isoform X2 yields MERSSLVKVALMMMMTVVLSGAVPSILTDEKDHAKAQDYLSHYFSEVGVTTDSEQWRSGLDSFTDTLKIMQEFFGLEVTGQLDSDTMEVMSQPRCGFTDLQTFKYAHFDGQPKWEKNVVTYRITEYTPDLSKGFVDATLSKALQIYSDVVPLDFKQIQTGTADIMIKFKARDHGDFAPFDGAGGILAHAFSPGGGRGGDTHFDEDETWTLSSSGVNLFLVAAHEFGHALGLSHSKVQTALMFPTYRYVNTEGYVLPEDDRQGVQALYGVRSSTKPTMKPAPKPQPEPEPQPEPEPEPTQEPDPGPAQEPDWCSRNLMFDAATSIQRRLYFFKGSHFWKRISNWDGVTTRKINSVWSGINKVDAAYEYGRGVFLIEGDHYWQVERNTVLPGFPKPLSDFGLPSSVTKVDAAVHIPFVGRTLFFVNNKYWSYNERRGRMDRRNPRLIRTELPGIGYRVDAAFEYRGYLFFSYGSRQTQYSYLRRRVVRTLMSSDWMNCD; encoded by the exons ATGGAACGTTCATCACTTGTCAAGGTTGcgttaatgatgatgatgacagtaGTTCTCAGCGGAGCTGTGCCGAGCATCCTAACCGACGAAAAAGATCACGCTAAAGCTCAG GATTACCTTTCTCATTATTTCTCTGAAGTGGGCGTCACCACTGATAGCGAACAATGGCGCAGCGGTCTTGATTCCTTCACGGACACTCTCAAAATAATGCAGGAGTTTTTTGGCTTGGAGGTGACAGGTCAATTGGACAGCGACACAATGGAAGTGATGTCACAACCTCGCTGCGGTTTCACAGACTTACAGACATTCAAGTATGCCCACTTTGATGGGCAACCCAAGTGGGAAAAGAATGTGGTCACATACAG GATAACTGAATATACACCGGACTTGAGTAAAGGTTTCGTGGATGCCACACTTTCCAAAGCCCTGCAGATCTACAGTGACGTTGTTCCTTTGGATTTCAAGCAGATTCAAACAGGCACTGCGGACATAATGATCAAGTTCAAGGCTCGCG ATCATGGAGATTTTGCACCCTTTGATGGGGCGGGTGGAATCTTGGCTCAtgccttttcccctggtggagGCAGAGgaggtgacactcattttgatgaaGATGAAACCTGGACTCTTAGTTCATCAG GAGTCAACCTGTTCTTAGTGGCAGCCCATGAGTTTGGACATGCACTCGGGTTATCCCACTCTAAGGTTCAAACCGCCTTGATGTTCCCCACCTACCGGTACGTTAACACAGAAGGCTATGTGCTACCAGAAGATGACCGCCAAGGAGTGCAGGCACTATATG GAGTCAGATCATCAACTAAACCAACAATGAAGCCTGCACCAAAACCACAACCAGAGCCTGAACCACAGCCTGAACCAGAGCCTGAACCCACGCAAGAACCAGATCCCGGACCTGCACAAGAACCAGACTGGTGTAGCCGCAATCTCATGTTTGATGCTGCAACGTCCATACAGCGCCGTCTTTATTTCTTCAAAGGCAG CCATTTTTGGAAGAGAATCAGCAACTGGGATGGTGTCACCACAAGGAAAATTAATTCGGTCTGGTCTGGCATCAACAAAGTCGATGCCGCTTATGAATATGGGCgaggtgtttttttaattgaag GGGACCACTACTGGCAAGTCGAAAGGAACACAGTCTTACCGggctttcccaaacctctcagCGACTTTGGCTTGCCTTCATCTGTCACCAAAGTAGATGCCGCCGTCCACATTCCATTTGTGGGAAGAACTCTCTTTTTTGTAAACAACAAATACTGGAG CTATAACGAACGGAGAGGCAGAATGGATCGCCGGAACCCCAGATTGATTCGCACAGAGCTCCCCGGGATTGGCTACAGAGTTGATGCTGCTTTTGAGTATAGGG GATACCTGTTCTTCTCGTATGGATCCAGGCAGACACAATACAGTTATTTGAGAAGAAGAGTGGTTCGCACGCTGATGAGCAGTGACTGGATGAATTGTGACTGA
- the LOC127587802 gene encoding collagenase 3-like codes for MSSFSLCIVLTLALAVYCLPVAEINRQDESLAEGYLKLFFNLTEESGPSRRGISQLSKRLSEMQRFFGLQITGTLDADTLAMMKKPRCGVPDNNLARFSTFGNNLKWQKKSLTYRIENYTPDMSRSEVDNSIEKALNVWAKVTPLKFTRLYSGTADIMISFGRQSHGDYYPFDGPDGTLAHAFAPSSGIGGDAHFDEDETFTFRSNSGYVLFMVAAHEFGHSLGLSHSDDPGALMYPTYSYRNPDTFVLPQDDVKGIQTLYGPNTDAQPGPPPPTTPDACDSTMVLDAVATLRGEMLFFKDGFLWRSFPQARSPQQSRITNFWPSAPVNIDGAYENQHADRVYIFKDKQVWAFAGYNLVRGYPQTLTTFGLPRSVRKIDAAFYDVESRKTLFFVGSYYYSFDEAKKSVDSGFPKRIDETFSGLRKVTAAFQYRGFTYIYSGPYMLEYNLATGRLFRVLRNSYFLRCTNF; via the exons ATGAGCTCCTTCAGCCTTTGCATTGTACTGACCCTGGCTTTGGCAGTTTACTGTCTTCCAGTTGCAGAAATTAATCGTCAAGATGAAAGTTTGGCAGAG ggtTACCTGAAGTTATTCTTCAACCTAACGGAAGAAAGCGGACCTTCCAGACGTGGGATCAGTCAGCTCAGCAAGCGGCTGAGTGAAATGCAGAGGTTCTTTGGTTTACAAATCACGGGAACGCTGGATGCTGACACCTTGGCGATGATGAAGAAGCCCCGCTGTGGCGTGCCAGATAATAACTTGGCCCGTTTCTCCACTTTTGGAAACAACCTCAAGTGGcagaaaaaaagtctgacatacag AATAGAGAACTACACCCCCGACATGTCACGCTCAGAAGTCGACAATTCAATCGAAAAAGCCCTGAACGTTTGGGCCAAAGTTACTCCTCTTAAATTCACGAGATTGTACAGCGGCACAGCGGACATCATGATTTCATTTGGTCGCCAGT CACATGGTGATTATTACCCCTTCGATGGCCCCGATGGAACTCTGGCCCATGCCTTCGCCCCATCTTCTGGCATTGGAGGAGATGCTCACTTTGATGAGGATGAGACCTTTACCTTCCGATCAAATTCTG gaTATGTCCTTTTCATGGTTGCAGCCCATGAGTTTGGTCACTCTTTGGGCTTATCTCATTCTGATGACCCAGGCGCCCTCATGTACCCCACGTACTCGTATAGAAATCCTGACACATTCGTCCTGCCCCAGGATGATGTCAAAGGCATCCAGACTTTATATG GCCCGAACACAGATGCTCAGCCAGGACCTCCACCCCCCACAACTCCTGATGCTTGTGACTCGACCATGGTGCTTGATGCTGTGGCTACCCTGCGAGGAGAAATGCTTTTCTTTAAAGACGG TTTCTTGTGGCGAAGCTTCCCTCAGGCCAGGTCACCTCAGCAGAGTCGAATCACCAACTTTTGGCCCAGTGCTCCAGTCAACATCGATGGCGCTTACGAGAACCAACATGCCGACCGAGTCTACATCTTCAAAg ATAAGCAAGTGTGGGCTTTCGCTGGCTACAATCTAGTCCGTGGCTATCCCCAAACACTCACTACATTCGGCCTGCCCAGAAGTGTGAGGAAAATTGACGCAGCGTTCTATGATGTGGAATCAAGAAAGACTCTCTTTTTTGTGGGCAGTTATTACTACAG TTTTGATGAGGCCAAAAAGAGTGTGGACTCTGGATTCCCCAAACGTATTGATGAGACATTTTCTGGTCTGAGAAAAGTGACGGCGGCTTTCCAATACAGAG GTTTTACCTACATTTACAGTGGACCTTACATGCTTGAGTACAACTTGGCCACAGGAAGATTGTTCCGTGTACTGAGAAACAGCTACTTCTTACGTTGCACTAACTTCTAG